The Platichthys flesus chromosome 10, fPlaFle2.1, whole genome shotgun sequence genome includes a window with the following:
- the ganc gene encoding LOW QUALITY PROTEIN: neutral alpha-glucosidase C (The sequence of the model RefSeq protein was modified relative to this genomic sequence to represent the inferred CDS: deleted 3 bases in 2 codons; substituted 3 bases at 3 genomic stop codons), which produces MSEESESCYLDFSRPATPAWYSLCLGLDKYKGSTPSLFLWNDTNESSVFGGPEQTMLKDAVHYGGWEHRELHNLYGFYQAASPSPGSLHRTTCVFLLSSRPQWKGXXLAPADVGGFFNDPHPEVLVRWYQAAALQPFFRGHSACWSKRREPWLFGEEVTAAIRTVIQQRYQLLPYWYTLFHQAHSAGLPPIRPLWVEFPRERGTFSVDHQHMIGGTLLACPVTDPGVQEVKMLLPGSDEICCDVQSAMAHEGGRTLSLPDTLDTVPVFQRGGPVVCRSAGSSYCTADLQLLPLSITVALDSQGAADGELYLDDGHSFIYLHRKAFCLRRFDMLSGRLLCRAAGEEXAFDSDTLVHSVTILGLKSKPTAVTVHQSGSEDTPAEFQFTETCCKLTMSSLSLRVVTDWEIHIL; this is translated from the exons ATGTCTGAGGAGA GTGAGTCCTGTTACCTTGATTTCAGCCGCCCTGCCACTCCAGCATGGTACTCCCTATGCCTCGGCCTGGATAAGTACAAG GGATCCACGCCCTCGTTATTTCTGTGGAATGATACGAACGAG TCATCTGTGTTCGGTGGGCCGGAGCAGACCATGCTGAAGGACGCGGTGCATTATGGGGGCTGGGAACATCGGGAATTGCACAACCTCTATGGATTTTACCAG gcagcttctccttctcctggaTCACTTCACCGGACGACCTGTGTTTTCCTTCTCAGCTCGAGGCCACAGTGGAAGGGCTGATGACTCGCTCCGGCTGATGTTGGCGGGTTTTTCAACGATCCGCATCCCGAGGTGCTGGTGCGTTGGTACCAGGCCGCCGCCCTGCAGCCGTTCTTCCGTGGTCACTCTGCCTGCTGGTCAAAGCGCCGGGAGCCGTGGCTGTTTGGGGAAGAGGTCACCGCTGCCATCCGCACGGTGATCCAACAGAG GTATCAGCTGCTGCCCTACTGGTACACTCTGTTCCACCAGGCTCACAGCGCTGGGCTGCCTCCGATCAG GCCTCTATGGGTGGAGTTCCCCAGAGAACGAGGCACCTTCAGTGTGGACCACCAGCATATGATAG GGGGCACCCTGCTGGCCTGTCCCGTTACCGATCCTGGAGTTCAGGAAGTCAAAATGCTACTTCCTGGATCTGATGAG ATTTGTTGTGATGTCCAATCTGCGATGGCGCACGAAGGAGGAAGGACCCTGAGTCTCCCTGACACCCTGGACACG GTTCCTGTGTTCCAGAGAGGCGGCCCGGTTGTCTGCAGGTCGGCAGGAAGCAGCTACTGCACAGCCGACCTCCAGCTGCTTCCGCTCTCCATCACTGTGGCTCTGGACTCTCAG GGGGCTGCTGATGGGGAGTTGTACCTGGACGACGGCCACTCTTTCATCTACCTCCACAGAAAGGCCTTCTGTCTGCGCAGGTTCGACATGCTGTCAGGCCGGCTGCTCTGCCG TGCCGCCGGTGAAGAATGAGCGTTTGACTCTGACACC CTCGTTCACTCCGTCACCATCCTGGGTTTGAAGAGCAAACCGACCGCCGTGACTGTGCACCAATCAG GGTCCGAGGACACTCCTGCTGAGTTTCAGTTCACGGAGACCTGCTGCAAACTGACCATGAGCAGCCTGAGCCTCAGAGTGGTGACGGACTGGGAGATTCACATTCTGTAG